A stretch of the Thermoanaerobaculia bacterium genome encodes the following:
- the nadA gene encoding quinolinate synthase NadA encodes MTEAQILAGSLHRPALPFTPEVERETAPIFERMRRVLPAIEWPVHAPYIAAILRLKKERNAVILAHNYQTPEIYHGVADFVGDSLALAQQAATTPAAVIVQCGVHFMAETSKVLSPEKTVLIPDRLAGCSLAASITGADVRLLRERFPGLPVVTYVNTSADVKAESDICCTSANAVEVVESLGVPKVIFLPDEYLGKWVATQTPVELVLWKGHCEVHERFTGAEIAAMRASDPGVFVLAHPECPPDVLAAADYVGSTAGMIREVGAAGVRRVVMITECSMSDNVATAHPDVEFVRPCNLCPHMKRITLPKILRSLETLEYRVEIAPEIALRARRAVERMLEVARGAKR; translated from the coding sequence ATGACCGAAGCGCAGATCCTCGCAGGCAGTCTTCACCGGCCGGCGTTGCCGTTCACTCCCGAGGTCGAGCGCGAAACGGCGCCCATTTTCGAGCGCATGCGCCGTGTCCTGCCGGCGATCGAATGGCCGGTGCACGCGCCCTATATCGCCGCGATCCTGCGACTCAAGAAGGAGCGCAACGCGGTCATCCTGGCGCACAACTATCAGACGCCGGAGATCTACCACGGCGTGGCCGATTTCGTCGGCGACTCGCTCGCCCTCGCGCAGCAGGCAGCGACGACGCCCGCGGCGGTCATCGTGCAGTGCGGCGTGCACTTCATGGCCGAGACCTCGAAGGTTCTCTCGCCCGAAAAGACCGTGCTGATCCCCGACCGGCTGGCCGGTTGCTCGCTGGCCGCTTCGATCACCGGCGCCGACGTGCGCCTGCTGCGGGAACGCTTCCCGGGACTGCCCGTGGTCACCTACGTCAATACTTCGGCCGACGTCAAAGCGGAGTCGGACATCTGCTGCACCTCGGCGAATGCCGTCGAGGTGGTCGAGTCGCTCGGCGTCCCGAAGGTGATCTTTCTGCCCGACGAGTATCTGGGAAAGTGGGTGGCGACGCAGACTCCGGTCGAGCTCGTGCTCTGGAAGGGGCATTGTGAGGTCCACGAGCGTTTCACCGGCGCCGAGATCGCAGCGATGCGCGCCTCCGACCCGGGAGTTTTCGTGCTCGCACACCCCGAGTGCCCGCCGGACGTCCTCGCCGCCGCGGACTACGTCGGCTCGACCGCCGGCATGATCCGCGAGGTCGGAGCGGCCGGAGTCCGGCGCGTCGTGATGATCACCGAGTGCTCGATGAGCGACAACGTGGCCACGGCGCATCCCGACGTCGAGTTCGTGCGGCCGTGCAACCTCTGCCCGCACATGAAGCGGATCACGCTGCCGAAGATCCTGCGCAGTCTCGAAACGCTCGAGTATCGCGTCGAGATCGCGCCGGAGATCGCGCTGCGCGCCCGTCGCGCCGTCGAGCGCATGCTCGAGGTGGCGCGAGGAGCCAAGCGATGA